TCTCCCTGACCGATGACAAGGGCCGCCGCGTGATCATCCCCGCAGCGGTCCTCGGCTACGTCGAGATGGGCCCGGAAGAGCAGCGCCGCGTCGGTTTCGGCGCTCTGTAGGCAGACATGCTGTCCTTGATCATCCCGGTCCTGCTCGTGGCGGCCGTCGGCGCGCTCGCCTGGGCCGTCAACCGGCAGCGCGCCACGCTGGGCGCCGCACTCCCGGCCGGGGCGGGCGTCCTGGTCACCGCACTCAGCTGGATCATCTTCATCGCGTTCGGACTGGGCTACCTGCCCGGCTGGACCTGGCTGCCGTGGATCGGACCGCTGGTCCTGGGCATCGCGGCGTCGTTCTCCGTGTCCTGGATCCTCAGCTCCCGCCGATCCGCCGAGGACGCCAAGGCGCTGACGGAAATCCTGAAGGTCTGATTCCTTCAGGCCGGACGTCTTTCAGGCGCGACGCCGAGGGGCGCCTCCCGTACCGTTCAGGTCCGGGAGGCGCCCCTCAGTCGTTGTCGCCTCTCGCTCGGGTCTCGCCGCGCGCCGCGATCCGCGCCGGAGCCCCCGCCCCGGAATCTTCCACCCTGCCCTCTGGGCGTCAGAGGAACGTCCCGGAGGACCCCCGTGGCTCAGAGGAACTCGGCCCGGCCCTCCATGCTGGAGGAGGCCAGTGCGTGCTCGCGGCGCGGGATACGGCCGGCGAGGCGGGCCAGGCGGCCCGCCGTCACGGCGTGCCGGAAGGCGGTCGCCATGCGGACCGGATCCTGCGCACGGGTGACGGCCGTGGCCAGGAGCACCGCATCACAGCCCAGTTCCATGGCGAGCGCCGCGTCGGACGCCGTGCCGATGCCGGCGTCGAGCACCACGGGAACAGAGGCCCGCGAGACGATCACTTCGATGTTGTGCGGATTGAGGATGCCCAGCCCCGTGCCGATCGGGGCGCCCAGCGGCATCACGGCGGCGGCGCCGAGCTGCTCGAGGCGCAGCGCCAGGACCGGGTCGTCGTTCGTGTAGGCGAAGACCTTGAAGCCGCGGGAGACCAACTGCTCGGTGGCGTCCACCAGTTCCACGGCGTCCGGCAGCAGCGTGTGCTCGTCGGCGATGACCTCGAGCTTCACCCAGTCCGTCTCCAGGGCCTCGCGCGCCAGTTCCGCGGTCAGCACGGCGTCGCGCGCCGTGAAGCACCCGGCCGTGTTCGGCAGAACGCGGATCCCCTGGTCCACGAGCAGCTGGAACAAGGAGCCGCTCTGCGCCGGACTGTACCGCCGCATCGCCACGGTGGTGAGTTCCGTCCCGGAGGCGACGAGCGCGGCGCCCAGACCGTCCAGGCTCGGCGCCCCTCCCGTGCCCATGATGAGCCGGGACCCCAGCTCCACTCCATCGACCACCAAGGGATCGAGCCCCTGGTCCTGCAGCATCTCCGTCATGTCAGCCTCCCTGCACCGCGGTCACGAGTTCCAGTTCGTCGCCGTCTTCCAGCACGGTCCCGGACCACAGGCTCCGCGGGATCACGGTGGCGTTCCGGGCCACGGCCATCCCGACGCGGCGGCCGTCCGCTGCCCTTCCGTCCGCCAGGATCTCGCGTCCGGTCACCTGGGAGACCAGGACCGCTACCGTGGCGTCCTCCCCCACGGCGCGCCGTTCGCCGTTCACCGTGATGTTCATGCGTGCGCCTCCACTGTGTGTTCGTTCAGAAGTCCCGGGCTGAACCGGTCGGGCCGGAAGGCCGCCCAGCGCCCGTCGTCATGTCCGTCGAGCAGGTCCAGGACCGCCCGGGCCGCCACGGGTGTCAGCAGGACGCCGTGGCGGAAGAATCCGGTGGCGATGACCAGTCCGGCCACCTCGCCTCCGTGTGCGGCGGCGACCCTGCCGAGCAGGGGCGCGTTGTCCGGTGTCCCGGGCCGCGCCCGTGCCGTGATCTCTTCGAGTTCGAGCTCCGCCACTGCGGGGACCAGCTGCTGAGCGTCCCGCAGGAGCTGATGCACGCCGCCCGCGGACACTCCGGCCTGCCCGTCCTCGCGCTGGGTCGCTCCGATGACCACCGTGCCGTCCTCACGGGGCACCAGGTA
Above is a window of Arthrobacter sp. Y-9 DNA encoding:
- the thiS gene encoding sulfur carrier protein ThiS, producing MNITVNGERRAVGEDATVAVLVSQVTGREILADGRAADGRRVGMAVARNATVIPRSLWSGTVLEDGDELELVTAVQGG
- a CDS encoding thiazole synthase; translation: MTEMLQDQGLDPLVVDGVELGSRLIMGTGGAPSLDGLGAALVASGTELTTVAMRRYSPAQSGSLFQLLVDQGIRVLPNTAGCFTARDAVLTAELAREALETDWVKLEVIADEHTLLPDAVELVDATEQLVSRGFKVFAYTNDDPVLALRLEQLGAAAVMPLGAPIGTGLGILNPHNIEVIVSRASVPVVLDAGIGTASDAALAMELGCDAVLLATAVTRAQDPVRMATAFRHAVTAGRLARLAGRIPRREHALASSSMEGRAEFL